A window of the Alnus glutinosa chromosome 4, dhAlnGlut1.1, whole genome shotgun sequence genome harbors these coding sequences:
- the LOC133865531 gene encoding E3 ubiquitin-protein ligase RING1-like produces the protein MSNSGGNPVGGGGAATSTAAAPQLYFCHQCNRTVTLIPSPTSDLSCPVCHDGFLEELENPNPIPNPMPFHNSFFTSSSSDFPAAHPLLFSASPNAVPMFNDLPALFGASAGTTRTSPFEESDAFNPFVFLQNYLQTLGGNVEVVINSGGDPGFRGGVGAPNINLGDYFFGPGLEQLIQQLAENDPNRYGTPPASKSAIQALPDVKISEDLLASDSWQCAVCKDTFELDEEAKQMPCKHIYHADCILPWLELHNSCPVCRHELPTDDPDYEQRTLRRSVSSGAGNQTGGAGAGAGAGSSGIADQSQDGASEETPQTPRTAERRFRISLPFPWPFRAFGSPAETSNSGSVNNNASNDGEGNSGSRGNQNFQSETRQEDLD, from the coding sequence ATGTCTAATTCTGGCGGAAACCCCGTTGGCGGAGGCGGCGCAGCCACCAGCACCGCAGCGGCGCCTCAGCTCTACTTCTGCCACCAGTGCAACCGTACGGTGACCCTCATCCCCTCTCCTACCTCCGATCTCTCCTGCCCCGTTTGCCATGACGGCTTTCTCGAAGAACTCGAAAACCCCAACCCTATCCCAAACCCCATGCCCTTCCACAATTCCTTCTTTACTTCCTCCTCCTCCGACTTCCCCGCCGCGCATCCCCTCCTCTTCTCCGCCTCCCCCAACGCTGTCCCCATGTTCAATGATCTCCCCGCCCTCTTCGGCGCCTCCGCGGGCACCACCCGCACCTCGCCCTTCGAAGAATCTGACGCCTTCAACCCCTTTGTTTTCCTTCAGAATTACCTCCAAACCCTAGGCGGCAACGTCGAGGTCGTCATTAACTCGGGCGGCGACCCGGGGTTCCGTGGCGGTGTCGGCGCCCCCAACATCAATCTTGGCGACTATTTCTTTGGACCCGGTCTCGAACAACTGATCCAACAGCTGGCTGAGAACGATCCAAACCGGTACGGGACGCCTCCGGCATCGAAATCGGCCATCCAGGCGTTGCCGGACGTTAAGATCTCGGAGGATTTGTTGGCTTCAGATTCGTGGCAGTGCGCGGTGTGTAAGGACACGTTCGAGCTGGACGAGGAGGCCAAGCAGATGCCGTGCAAGCACATTTACCATGCGGATTGTATTCTGCCTTGGTTGGAACTGCATAATTCTTGTCCTGTGTGTCGCCATGAGCTGCCAACCGATGACCCCGATTACGAGCAAAGGACTCTCAGAAGGTCCGTGTCCTCGGGGGCTGGGAATCAGACAGGGGGTGCTGGTGCTGGTGCTGGTGCTGGTAGCAGTGGTATTGCCGATCAGAGTCAGGATGGGGCTTCTGAAGAGACTCCACAGACCCCGAGGACGGCAGAGCGGAGGTTTAGGATCTCATTGCCATTTCCATGGCCATTTAGGGCGTTCGGGTCACCTGCTGAGACGAGCAATAGTGGGAGTGTCAACAACAACGCAAGCAATGATGGTGAAGGGAATTCTGGAAGTAGAGGAAATCAGAACTTCCAATCAGAGACCAGACAGGAAGATCTTGACTGA